In one Candidatus Ozemobacteraceae bacterium genomic region, the following are encoded:
- a CDS encoding J domain-containing protein, with product MGIPSRLLRVVKSYVNSWLGRSLLDFENGDVPWPDEEEDADRASAGHRRPGRPLDARLRRCYSRLELPPGSDLATVRRAWKEMMMRYHPDRYGNEPEKIETATRLCQELTEAYLELSRYLKETAS from the coding sequence ATGGGGATTCCGTCACGCCTGCTACGGGTGGTCAAATCGTACGTCAACTCCTGGCTCGGCCGCTCTCTCCTCGATTTCGAAAACGGGGATGTTCCATGGCCGGACGAAGAGGAAGATGCCGACCGCGCTTCGGCCGGCCATCGCCGCCCGGGCCGTCCCCTCGACGCGCGCCTTCGGCGGTGCTACAGCCGCCTCGAACTGCCGCCCGGCTCGGATCTCGCGACCGTCCGCCGGGCCTGGAAGGAGATGATGATGCGGTATCACCCCGACCGGTATGGGAACGAGCCGGAGAAGATCGAAACCGCCACGCGCCTCTGCCAGGAGCTCACCGAGGCCTATCTCGAGCTCTCGCGTTATCTGAAGGAGACCGCCTCCTGA